A single region of the Kocuria rosea genome encodes:
- the aceE gene encoding pyruvate dehydrogenase (acetyl-transferring), homodimeric type, with translation MPSSSNHHILSGLTNNLKDSDTEETREWIESFEGLIETQGTERAQYIMRALLQHAGAKSVGVPMVTTTDYVNSIPVDQEPEFPGDEEIERRYRAFLRWNAAVMVHRAQRPEIGVGGHISSYAGVATLYEVGLNHFFRGPEHPGGGDQVFWQGHSAPGNYARAYLEGRLTEEQLDGFRQEKTKAPNGLPSYPHPRSMPDFWQFPTVSMGIGPMNAIYQAQFNRYLHNRGIKDTSEQHVWAFLGDGEMDEPESRGLLQLAANDKLDNLTFVVNCNLQRLDGPVRGNGKIVQELEAFFRGAGWNVVKVLWGREWDELLAKDEDGELVRIMNETLDGDFQTYKAESGGFIRDHFFGKSPATKELVADMTDDEIWELKRGAHDYHKVYAAYKAATEHEGQPTVILAQGVKGYGLGSHFEARNATHQMKKLTLEDLKAFRDHLRIPISDEELESDLYGAPYYHPGKDSPEVKYLLERRKELGGFVPDRPHEQQEITLPTDAAYKSAKKGSGKQMAATTMAFVRILKDLLREKEFGHRIVPIVPDEARTFGMDSFFPTAKIYNPNGQNYLSVDRELMLAYKESPQGQILHAGINEAGSVAAFTAAGTAYATHGEPMVPVYIFYSMFGFQRTGDSFWAAADQMTRGFIIGATAGRTTLTGEGLQHADGHSPLLAATNPAVIHYDPAYGYEIAHIVRRGLEHMYGTGDEDHNVMYYVTVYNEPYQQPAEPEDVDVEGILKGIYLLKPAENEGPRAQLLASGVAVPWALEAQKLLAEDWGVSADVWSVTSWVELRRDGLAAEKEAFLNPGDGTRTPFVAQQLAGATGPVVAVSDFSADLPDKIRQFVPNEFASLGADSFGFSDTRAGARRFFKIDSHSMVVRALEMLAKRGEVDWRAPGEAIEKYSLKDVTAGTSGNAGGDA, from the coding sequence GTGCCTTCATCCAGCAACCACCACATCCTCAGTGGCTTGACCAACAACCTGAAGGACTCCGACACCGAGGAGACCCGGGAGTGGATCGAGTCCTTCGAGGGCCTGATCGAGACGCAGGGCACGGAACGGGCGCAGTACATCATGCGCGCCCTCCTCCAGCACGCCGGTGCGAAGAGCGTGGGCGTGCCGATGGTCACCACCACGGACTACGTGAACTCGATCCCGGTGGACCAGGAGCCGGAGTTCCCGGGCGACGAGGAGATCGAGCGGCGCTACCGTGCGTTCCTGCGCTGGAACGCCGCCGTGATGGTGCACCGGGCCCAGCGCCCGGAGATCGGCGTGGGCGGTCACATCTCCTCCTACGCCGGTGTGGCGACCCTCTACGAGGTGGGCCTCAACCACTTCTTCCGCGGCCCGGAGCACCCCGGCGGCGGCGACCAGGTGTTCTGGCAGGGCCACTCGGCCCCCGGCAACTACGCGCGCGCCTATCTCGAGGGCCGGCTCACCGAGGAGCAGCTGGACGGGTTCCGGCAGGAGAAGACGAAGGCCCCGAACGGGCTGCCCTCCTACCCGCACCCCCGCTCCATGCCCGACTTCTGGCAGTTCCCGACCGTGTCCATGGGCATCGGCCCGATGAACGCGATCTACCAGGCGCAGTTCAACCGCTACCTGCACAACCGCGGGATCAAGGACACCTCCGAGCAGCACGTGTGGGCGTTCCTCGGCGACGGCGAGATGGACGAGCCGGAGTCGCGCGGCCTGCTGCAGCTGGCCGCCAACGACAAGCTCGACAACCTCACGTTCGTCGTCAACTGCAACCTGCAGCGCCTGGACGGGCCGGTGCGCGGCAACGGCAAGATCGTCCAGGAGCTCGAGGCCTTCTTCCGCGGCGCCGGCTGGAACGTGGTCAAGGTGCTGTGGGGCCGCGAGTGGGACGAGCTGCTCGCCAAGGACGAGGACGGCGAGCTCGTCCGGATCATGAACGAGACCCTCGACGGCGACTTCCAGACCTACAAGGCCGAGTCCGGCGGGTTCATCCGCGACCACTTCTTCGGCAAGTCCCCGGCCACCAAGGAGCTCGTCGCGGACATGACCGACGACGAGATCTGGGAGCTCAAGCGCGGCGCCCACGACTACCACAAGGTCTACGCCGCCTACAAGGCCGCGACCGAGCACGAGGGCCAGCCGACCGTGATCCTGGCGCAGGGCGTGAAGGGCTACGGCCTGGGCAGCCACTTCGAGGCGCGCAACGCGACCCACCAGATGAAGAAGCTGACCCTGGAGGACCTCAAGGCCTTCCGCGACCACCTGCGCATCCCCATCTCGGACGAGGAGCTGGAGAGCGACCTCTACGGCGCGCCCTACTACCACCCCGGCAAGGACTCGCCGGAGGTCAAGTACCTGCTGGAGCGCCGCAAGGAGCTCGGCGGCTTCGTCCCCGACCGCCCGCACGAGCAGCAGGAGATCACGCTGCCCACGGACGCCGCGTACAAGTCCGCGAAGAAGGGCTCCGGCAAGCAGATGGCCGCCACCACCATGGCCTTCGTGCGCATCCTGAAGGACCTCCTGCGGGAGAAGGAGTTCGGCCACCGGATCGTGCCCATCGTCCCCGACGAGGCCCGCACCTTCGGCATGGACTCGTTCTTCCCCACGGCGAAGATCTACAACCCCAACGGGCAGAACTACCTCTCCGTGGACCGCGAGCTGATGCTGGCCTACAAGGAGTCCCCGCAGGGCCAGATTTTGCACGCGGGGATCAACGAGGCCGGCTCCGTGGCGGCGTTCACCGCCGCGGGCACCGCCTACGCCACCCACGGCGAGCCCATGGTGCCGGTCTACATCTTCTACTCGATGTTCGGCTTCCAGCGCACCGGCGACTCCTTCTGGGCCGCCGCCGACCAGATGACCCGCGGGTTCATCATCGGGGCCACCGCCGGGCGCACCACGCTCACCGGCGAGGGCCTCCAGCACGCCGACGGCCACTCGCCGCTGCTGGCCGCGACCAACCCGGCGGTCATCCACTACGACCCCGCGTACGGCTACGAGATCGCCCACATCGTCCGGCGCGGCCTCGAGCACATGTACGGCACGGGCGACGAGGACCACAACGTCATGTACTACGTGACGGTCTACAACGAGCCGTACCAGCAGCCGGCCGAGCCGGAGGACGTCGACGTCGAGGGCATCCTCAAGGGCATCTACCTGCTCAAGCCCGCCGAGAACGAGGGGCCCCGGGCGCAGCTGCTCGCCTCCGGCGTGGCCGTGCCGTGGGCGCTCGAGGCGCAGAAGCTGCTCGCCGAGGACTGGGGCGTCTCCGCCGACGTGTGGTCGGTGACCTCGTGGGTCGAGCTGCGCCGCGACGGCCTGGCGGCCGAGAAGGAGGCGTTCCTCAACCCCGGCGACGGGACGCGGACCCCGTTCGTGGCCCAGCAGCTGGCCGGGGCCACGGGCCCGGTCGTGGCCGTCTCGGACTTCAGCGCGGACCTGCCGGACAAGATCCGCCAGTTCGTCCCGAACGAGTTCGCGTCCCTGGGCGCCGACAGCTTCGGCTTCTCGGACACCCGCGCCGGCGCCCGCCGGTTCTTCAAGATCGACTCCCACTCGATGGTGGTCCGTGCCCTGGAGATGCTCGCCAAGCGCGGCGAGGTCGACTGGCGCGCTCCCGGCGAGGCGATCGAGAAGTACTCGCTCAAGGACGTCACCGCCGGCACCTCCGGCAACGCGGGCGGCGACGCCTGA